One genomic segment of Oncorhynchus kisutch isolate 150728-3 linkage group LG15, Okis_V2, whole genome shotgun sequence includes these proteins:
- the hnf1ba gene encoding hepatocyte nuclear factor 1-beta-A isoform X2: MFSKMVSKLTSLQQELLSALLDSGVTKDVLIQALDDMDPSPNGFGVKLENLQMSPPSSKINGNDSKPVFLTLTNGHSKGKLSGDEGSEDGDDFDTPPILKELQSLNTEEAAEQREEVDRILAEDPWRAARMIKGYMQQHNIPQREVVDVTGLNQSHLSQHLNKGTPMKTQKRAALYTWYVRKQREVLRQFNQAVQGSDSNMTEKGSQDQVLFFFPEFNPPGQGMGQQGEEVGSEPSCKKMRRNRFKWGPASQQILYQAYERQKNPSKEEREALVEECNRAECLQRGVSPSKAHGLGSNLVTEVRVYNWFANRRKEEAFRQKLAMDAYPIPTHSMNPLLSHSHNSPHHHSSQISASPPMRYSQQGPGEVSSSTTISHHGSMATSQSVLQQVSPGGLDPSHSLLSPDAKMMSASGGGLPPVSTLTNIHSSHHTHQQTQNLIMPLSGVMTIAQSLNTSQSVPVINSVAGSLAALQPVQFSQQLHSPHQHGLMQQSPSHMNQQPFMATVTHSHSQYLPLMYPHKQEPPQYSHQSRFPSTMVVTDANSLSTLSSMSSSKQDSTVNKMVQLGGLSWCPLQAW; this comes from the exons atgttctcGAAAATGGTGTCCAAGTTGACATCTCTCCAACAGGAGCTCTTGAGCGCCTTGTTAGATTCCGGAGTTACCAAAGATGTTCTGATCCAAGCGTTGGACGATATGGACCCCAGCCCGAATGGCTTTGGAGTTAAGTTGGAGAATCTACAGATGTCTCCGCCAAGTTCTAAAATCAACGGAAATGATTCGAAGCCGGTATTTCTTACGTTGACCAATGGGCATAGTAAGGGCAAACTGTCGGGAGATGAGGGGTCCGAGGACGGGGACGATTTCGATACCCCACCGATACTGAAAGAACTCCAGTCACTTAACACCGAGGAAGCAGCGGAACAGAGGGAAGAAGTTGACCGAATATTAGC CGAGGACCCCTGGCGTGCCGCCCGCATGATCAAAGGCTACATGCAACAGCACAACATACCACAACGTGAGGTGGTGGATGTAACCGGGCTAAATCAGTCTCACCTCTCACAGCACCTCAACAAAGGCACGCCCATGAAAACTCAGAAGCGAGCGGCGCTCTACACCTGGTATGTCAGGAAACAGCGGGAAGTTCTCAGAC AATTCAACCAGGCAGTGCAAGGTTCTGACAGCAATATGACCGAGAAAGGCAGTCAGGATCAGGTGCTGTTTTTCTTCCCAGAGTTCAACCCTCCTGGTCAGGGTATGGGGCAACAAGGGGAGGAGGTGGGCTCTGAACCCTCCTGCAAGAAAATGAGACGGAACCGTTTTAAATGGGGGCCTGCATCCCAACAGATCCTCTACCAGGCCTATGAAAGACAGAAGAACCCCAGCAAAGAGGAGCGGGAGGCGCTGGTGGAGGAGTGCAACAG GGCTGAGTGTCTCCAGAGAGGGGTGTCTCCGTCTAAAGCTCATGGGCTGGGCTCTAACCTGGTCACTGAGGTACGGGTCTATAACTGGTTTGCCAACCGGCGTAAGGAGGAGGCCTTCCGTCAGAAGCTGGCGATGGACGCCTACCCCATACCCACCCACAGCATGAACCCTCTCCTGTCTCACAGCCACAACTCCCCACACCACCACAGCTCCCAGATCAGCGCATCCCCCCCTA tgcgGTACAGCCAACAGGGACCCGGTGAGGTCAGCTCCTCGACGACCATCAGTCACCACGGCAGCATGGCGACCAGCCAGTCGGTGTTACAGCAGGTGTCTCCGGGAGGCTTGGACCCCAGCCACAGTCTGCTGTCACCTGACGCCAAGATG atgtCTGCGTCAGGTGGAGGCCTGCCACCTGTGAGCACGCTGACCAACATCCACAgctcccaccacacacaccagcagaCACAGAACCTCATCATGCCTCTCTCTGGAGTCATGACCATCGCACAGA GTCTGAACACGTCGCAGTCAGTGCCTGTGATCAACAGCGTGGCGGGGAGCCTTGCAGCGCTGCAGCCGGTGCAGTTCTCCCAGCAGCTCCACAGTCCCCACCAGCATGGCCTGATGCAGCAGTCCCCCAGCCACATGAACCAGCAGCCCTTCATGGCCACTGTGACTCATTCACACAGTCAGTACCTGCCTCTTA TGTACCCTCATAAGCAGGAGCCACCGCAGTATTCTCACCAGTCACGGTTTCCCTCAACCATGGTGGTGACAGACGCCAACAGCCTCAGTACTCTCAGCTCCATGTCATCCAGCAAACAG GATTCTACCGTAAACAAGATGGTGCAACTGGGGGGTCTCTCCTGG TGTCCTCTTCAAGCCTGGTGA
- the hnf1ba gene encoding hepatocyte nuclear factor 1-beta-A isoform X6, giving the protein MFSKMVSKLTSLQQELLSALLDSGVTKDVLIQALDDMDPSPNGFGVKLENLQMSPPSSKINGNDSKPVFLTLTNGHSKGKLSGDEGSEDGDDFDTPPILKELQSLNTEEAAEQREEVDRILAEDPWRAARMIKGYMQQHNIPQREVVDVTGLNQSHLSQHLNKGTPMKTQKRAALYTWYVRKQREVLRQFNQAVQGSDSNMTEKGSQDQVLFFFPEFNPPGQGMGQQGEEVGSEPSCKKMRRNRFKWGPASQQILYQAYERQKNPSKEEREALVEECNRAECLQRGVSPSKAHGLGSNLVTEVRVYNWFANRRKEEAFRQKLAMDAYPIPTHSMNPLLSHSHNSPHHHSSQISASPPMRYSQQGPGEVSSSTTISHHGSMATSQSVLQQVSPGGLDPSHSLLSPDAKMMSASGGGLPPVSTLTNIHSSHHTHQQTQNLIMPLSGVMTIAQSLNTSQSVPVINSVAGSLAALQPVQFSQQLHSPHQHGLMQQSPSHMNQQPFMATVTHSHSQYLPLMYPHKQEPPQYSHQSRFPSTMVVTDANSLSTLSSMSSSKQCPLQAW; this is encoded by the exons atgttctcGAAAATGGTGTCCAAGTTGACATCTCTCCAACAGGAGCTCTTGAGCGCCTTGTTAGATTCCGGAGTTACCAAAGATGTTCTGATCCAAGCGTTGGACGATATGGACCCCAGCCCGAATGGCTTTGGAGTTAAGTTGGAGAATCTACAGATGTCTCCGCCAAGTTCTAAAATCAACGGAAATGATTCGAAGCCGGTATTTCTTACGTTGACCAATGGGCATAGTAAGGGCAAACTGTCGGGAGATGAGGGGTCCGAGGACGGGGACGATTTCGATACCCCACCGATACTGAAAGAACTCCAGTCACTTAACACCGAGGAAGCAGCGGAACAGAGGGAAGAAGTTGACCGAATATTAGC CGAGGACCCCTGGCGTGCCGCCCGCATGATCAAAGGCTACATGCAACAGCACAACATACCACAACGTGAGGTGGTGGATGTAACCGGGCTAAATCAGTCTCACCTCTCACAGCACCTCAACAAAGGCACGCCCATGAAAACTCAGAAGCGAGCGGCGCTCTACACCTGGTATGTCAGGAAACAGCGGGAAGTTCTCAGAC AATTCAACCAGGCAGTGCAAGGTTCTGACAGCAATATGACCGAGAAAGGCAGTCAGGATCAGGTGCTGTTTTTCTTCCCAGAGTTCAACCCTCCTGGTCAGGGTATGGGGCAACAAGGGGAGGAGGTGGGCTCTGAACCCTCCTGCAAGAAAATGAGACGGAACCGTTTTAAATGGGGGCCTGCATCCCAACAGATCCTCTACCAGGCCTATGAAAGACAGAAGAACCCCAGCAAAGAGGAGCGGGAGGCGCTGGTGGAGGAGTGCAACAG GGCTGAGTGTCTCCAGAGAGGGGTGTCTCCGTCTAAAGCTCATGGGCTGGGCTCTAACCTGGTCACTGAGGTACGGGTCTATAACTGGTTTGCCAACCGGCGTAAGGAGGAGGCCTTCCGTCAGAAGCTGGCGATGGACGCCTACCCCATACCCACCCACAGCATGAACCCTCTCCTGTCTCACAGCCACAACTCCCCACACCACCACAGCTCCCAGATCAGCGCATCCCCCCCTA tgcgGTACAGCCAACAGGGACCCGGTGAGGTCAGCTCCTCGACGACCATCAGTCACCACGGCAGCATGGCGACCAGCCAGTCGGTGTTACAGCAGGTGTCTCCGGGAGGCTTGGACCCCAGCCACAGTCTGCTGTCACCTGACGCCAAGATG atgtCTGCGTCAGGTGGAGGCCTGCCACCTGTGAGCACGCTGACCAACATCCACAgctcccaccacacacaccagcagaCACAGAACCTCATCATGCCTCTCTCTGGAGTCATGACCATCGCACAGA GTCTGAACACGTCGCAGTCAGTGCCTGTGATCAACAGCGTGGCGGGGAGCCTTGCAGCGCTGCAGCCGGTGCAGTTCTCCCAGCAGCTCCACAGTCCCCACCAGCATGGCCTGATGCAGCAGTCCCCCAGCCACATGAACCAGCAGCCCTTCATGGCCACTGTGACTCATTCACACAGTCAGTACCTGCCTCTTA TGTACCCTCATAAGCAGGAGCCACCGCAGTATTCTCACCAGTCACGGTTTCCCTCAACCATGGTGGTGACAGACGCCAACAGCCTCAGTACTCTCAGCTCCATGTCATCCAGCAAACAG TGTCCTCTTCAAGCCTGGTGA
- the hnf1ba gene encoding hepatocyte nuclear factor 1-beta-A isoform X3 → MFSKMVSKLTSLQQELLSALLDSGVTKDVLIQALDDMDPSPNGFGVKLENLQMSPPSSKINGNDSKPVFLTLTNGHSKGKLSGDEGSEDGDDFDTPPILKELQSLNTEEAAEQREEVDRILAEDPWRAARMIKGYMQQHNIPQREVVDVTGLNQSHLSQHLNKGTPMKTQKRAALYTWYVRKQREVLRQFNQAVQGSDSNMTEKGSQDQVLFFFPEFNPPGQGMGQQGEEVGSEPSCKKMRRNRFKWGPASQQILYQAYERQKNPSKEEREALVEECNRAECLQRGVSPSKAHGLGSNLVTEVRVYNWFANRRKEEAFRQKLAMDAYPIPTHSMNPLLSHSHNSPHHHSSQISASPPSKMQVRYSQQGPGEVSSSTTISHHGSMATSQSVLQQVSPGGLDPSHSLLSPDAKMMSASGGGLPPVSTLTNIHSSHHTHQQTQNLIMPLSGVMTIAQSLNTSQSVPVINSVAGSLAALQPVQFSQQLHSPHQHGLMQQSPSHMNQQPFMATVTHSHMYPHKQEPPQYSHQSRFPSTMVVTDANSLSTLSSMSSSKQDSTVNKMVQLGGLSWCPLQAW, encoded by the exons atgttctcGAAAATGGTGTCCAAGTTGACATCTCTCCAACAGGAGCTCTTGAGCGCCTTGTTAGATTCCGGAGTTACCAAAGATGTTCTGATCCAAGCGTTGGACGATATGGACCCCAGCCCGAATGGCTTTGGAGTTAAGTTGGAGAATCTACAGATGTCTCCGCCAAGTTCTAAAATCAACGGAAATGATTCGAAGCCGGTATTTCTTACGTTGACCAATGGGCATAGTAAGGGCAAACTGTCGGGAGATGAGGGGTCCGAGGACGGGGACGATTTCGATACCCCACCGATACTGAAAGAACTCCAGTCACTTAACACCGAGGAAGCAGCGGAACAGAGGGAAGAAGTTGACCGAATATTAGC CGAGGACCCCTGGCGTGCCGCCCGCATGATCAAAGGCTACATGCAACAGCACAACATACCACAACGTGAGGTGGTGGATGTAACCGGGCTAAATCAGTCTCACCTCTCACAGCACCTCAACAAAGGCACGCCCATGAAAACTCAGAAGCGAGCGGCGCTCTACACCTGGTATGTCAGGAAACAGCGGGAAGTTCTCAGAC AATTCAACCAGGCAGTGCAAGGTTCTGACAGCAATATGACCGAGAAAGGCAGTCAGGATCAGGTGCTGTTTTTCTTCCCAGAGTTCAACCCTCCTGGTCAGGGTATGGGGCAACAAGGGGAGGAGGTGGGCTCTGAACCCTCCTGCAAGAAAATGAGACGGAACCGTTTTAAATGGGGGCCTGCATCCCAACAGATCCTCTACCAGGCCTATGAAAGACAGAAGAACCCCAGCAAAGAGGAGCGGGAGGCGCTGGTGGAGGAGTGCAACAG GGCTGAGTGTCTCCAGAGAGGGGTGTCTCCGTCTAAAGCTCATGGGCTGGGCTCTAACCTGGTCACTGAGGTACGGGTCTATAACTGGTTTGCCAACCGGCGTAAGGAGGAGGCCTTCCGTCAGAAGCTGGCGATGGACGCCTACCCCATACCCACCCACAGCATGAACCCTCTCCTGTCTCACAGCCACAACTCCCCACACCACCACAGCTCCCAGATCAGCGCATCCCCCCCTAGTAAGATGCAAG tgcgGTACAGCCAACAGGGACCCGGTGAGGTCAGCTCCTCGACGACCATCAGTCACCACGGCAGCATGGCGACCAGCCAGTCGGTGTTACAGCAGGTGTCTCCGGGAGGCTTGGACCCCAGCCACAGTCTGCTGTCACCTGACGCCAAGATG atgtCTGCGTCAGGTGGAGGCCTGCCACCTGTGAGCACGCTGACCAACATCCACAgctcccaccacacacaccagcagaCACAGAACCTCATCATGCCTCTCTCTGGAGTCATGACCATCGCACAGA GTCTGAACACGTCGCAGTCAGTGCCTGTGATCAACAGCGTGGCGGGGAGCCTTGCAGCGCTGCAGCCGGTGCAGTTCTCCCAGCAGCTCCACAGTCCCCACCAGCATGGCCTGATGCAGCAGTCCCCCAGCCACATGAACCAGCAGCCCTTCATGGCCACTGTGACTCATTCACACA TGTACCCTCATAAGCAGGAGCCACCGCAGTATTCTCACCAGTCACGGTTTCCCTCAACCATGGTGGTGACAGACGCCAACAGCCTCAGTACTCTCAGCTCCATGTCATCCAGCAAACAG GATTCTACCGTAAACAAGATGGTGCAACTGGGGGGTCTCTCCTGG TGTCCTCTTCAAGCCTGGTGA
- the hnf1ba gene encoding hepatocyte nuclear factor 1-beta-A isoform X5, with protein sequence MFSKMVSKLTSLQQELLSALLDSGVTKDVLIQALDDMDPSPNGFGVKLENLQMSPPSSKINGNDSKPVFLTLTNGHSKGKLSGDEGSEDGDDFDTPPILKELQSLNTEEAAEQREEVDRILAEDPWRAARMIKGYMQQHNIPQREVVDVTGLNQSHLSQHLNKGTPMKTQKRAALYTWYVRKQREVLRQFNQAVQGSDSNMTEKGSQDQVLFFFPEFNPPGQGMGQQGEEVGSEPSCKKMRRNRFKWGPASQQILYQAYERQKNPSKEEREALVEECNRAECLQRGVSPSKAHGLGSNLVTEVRVYNWFANRRKEEAFRQKLAMDAYPIPTHSMNPLLSHSHNSPHHHSSQISASPPSKMQVRYSQQGPGEVSSSTTISHHGSMATSQSVLQQVSPGGLDPSHSLLSPDAKMMSASGGGLPPVSTLTNIHSSHHTHQQTQNLIMPLSGVMTIAQSLNTSQSVPVINSVAGSLAALQPVQFSQQLHSPHQHGLMQQSPSHMNQQPFMATVTHSHMYPHKQEPPQYSHQSRFPSTMVVTDANSLSTLSSMSSSKQCPLQAW encoded by the exons atgttctcGAAAATGGTGTCCAAGTTGACATCTCTCCAACAGGAGCTCTTGAGCGCCTTGTTAGATTCCGGAGTTACCAAAGATGTTCTGATCCAAGCGTTGGACGATATGGACCCCAGCCCGAATGGCTTTGGAGTTAAGTTGGAGAATCTACAGATGTCTCCGCCAAGTTCTAAAATCAACGGAAATGATTCGAAGCCGGTATTTCTTACGTTGACCAATGGGCATAGTAAGGGCAAACTGTCGGGAGATGAGGGGTCCGAGGACGGGGACGATTTCGATACCCCACCGATACTGAAAGAACTCCAGTCACTTAACACCGAGGAAGCAGCGGAACAGAGGGAAGAAGTTGACCGAATATTAGC CGAGGACCCCTGGCGTGCCGCCCGCATGATCAAAGGCTACATGCAACAGCACAACATACCACAACGTGAGGTGGTGGATGTAACCGGGCTAAATCAGTCTCACCTCTCACAGCACCTCAACAAAGGCACGCCCATGAAAACTCAGAAGCGAGCGGCGCTCTACACCTGGTATGTCAGGAAACAGCGGGAAGTTCTCAGAC AATTCAACCAGGCAGTGCAAGGTTCTGACAGCAATATGACCGAGAAAGGCAGTCAGGATCAGGTGCTGTTTTTCTTCCCAGAGTTCAACCCTCCTGGTCAGGGTATGGGGCAACAAGGGGAGGAGGTGGGCTCTGAACCCTCCTGCAAGAAAATGAGACGGAACCGTTTTAAATGGGGGCCTGCATCCCAACAGATCCTCTACCAGGCCTATGAAAGACAGAAGAACCCCAGCAAAGAGGAGCGGGAGGCGCTGGTGGAGGAGTGCAACAG GGCTGAGTGTCTCCAGAGAGGGGTGTCTCCGTCTAAAGCTCATGGGCTGGGCTCTAACCTGGTCACTGAGGTACGGGTCTATAACTGGTTTGCCAACCGGCGTAAGGAGGAGGCCTTCCGTCAGAAGCTGGCGATGGACGCCTACCCCATACCCACCCACAGCATGAACCCTCTCCTGTCTCACAGCCACAACTCCCCACACCACCACAGCTCCCAGATCAGCGCATCCCCCCCTAGTAAGATGCAAG tgcgGTACAGCCAACAGGGACCCGGTGAGGTCAGCTCCTCGACGACCATCAGTCACCACGGCAGCATGGCGACCAGCCAGTCGGTGTTACAGCAGGTGTCTCCGGGAGGCTTGGACCCCAGCCACAGTCTGCTGTCACCTGACGCCAAGATG atgtCTGCGTCAGGTGGAGGCCTGCCACCTGTGAGCACGCTGACCAACATCCACAgctcccaccacacacaccagcagaCACAGAACCTCATCATGCCTCTCTCTGGAGTCATGACCATCGCACAGA GTCTGAACACGTCGCAGTCAGTGCCTGTGATCAACAGCGTGGCGGGGAGCCTTGCAGCGCTGCAGCCGGTGCAGTTCTCCCAGCAGCTCCACAGTCCCCACCAGCATGGCCTGATGCAGCAGTCCCCCAGCCACATGAACCAGCAGCCCTTCATGGCCACTGTGACTCATTCACACA TGTACCCTCATAAGCAGGAGCCACCGCAGTATTCTCACCAGTCACGGTTTCCCTCAACCATGGTGGTGACAGACGCCAACAGCCTCAGTACTCTCAGCTCCATGTCATCCAGCAAACAG TGTCCTCTTCAAGCCTGGTGA
- the hnf1ba gene encoding hepatocyte nuclear factor 1-beta-A isoform X1 — protein MFSKMVSKLTSLQQELLSALLDSGVTKDVLIQALDDMDPSPNGFGVKLENLQMSPPSSKINGNDSKPVFLTLTNGHSKGKLSGDEGSEDGDDFDTPPILKELQSLNTEEAAEQREEVDRILAEDPWRAARMIKGYMQQHNIPQREVVDVTGLNQSHLSQHLNKGTPMKTQKRAALYTWYVRKQREVLRQFNQAVQGSDSNMTEKGSQDQVLFFFPEFNPPGQGMGQQGEEVGSEPSCKKMRRNRFKWGPASQQILYQAYERQKNPSKEEREALVEECNRAECLQRGVSPSKAHGLGSNLVTEVRVYNWFANRRKEEAFRQKLAMDAYPIPTHSMNPLLSHSHNSPHHHSSQISASPPSKMQVRYSQQGPGEVSSSTTISHHGSMATSQSVLQQVSPGGLDPSHSLLSPDAKMMSASGGGLPPVSTLTNIHSSHHTHQQTQNLIMPLSGVMTIAQSLNTSQSVPVINSVAGSLAALQPVQFSQQLHSPHQHGLMQQSPSHMNQQPFMATVTHSHSQYLPLMYPHKQEPPQYSHQSRFPSTMVVTDANSLSTLSSMSSSKQDSTVNKMVQLGGLSWCPLQAW, from the exons atgttctcGAAAATGGTGTCCAAGTTGACATCTCTCCAACAGGAGCTCTTGAGCGCCTTGTTAGATTCCGGAGTTACCAAAGATGTTCTGATCCAAGCGTTGGACGATATGGACCCCAGCCCGAATGGCTTTGGAGTTAAGTTGGAGAATCTACAGATGTCTCCGCCAAGTTCTAAAATCAACGGAAATGATTCGAAGCCGGTATTTCTTACGTTGACCAATGGGCATAGTAAGGGCAAACTGTCGGGAGATGAGGGGTCCGAGGACGGGGACGATTTCGATACCCCACCGATACTGAAAGAACTCCAGTCACTTAACACCGAGGAAGCAGCGGAACAGAGGGAAGAAGTTGACCGAATATTAGC CGAGGACCCCTGGCGTGCCGCCCGCATGATCAAAGGCTACATGCAACAGCACAACATACCACAACGTGAGGTGGTGGATGTAACCGGGCTAAATCAGTCTCACCTCTCACAGCACCTCAACAAAGGCACGCCCATGAAAACTCAGAAGCGAGCGGCGCTCTACACCTGGTATGTCAGGAAACAGCGGGAAGTTCTCAGAC AATTCAACCAGGCAGTGCAAGGTTCTGACAGCAATATGACCGAGAAAGGCAGTCAGGATCAGGTGCTGTTTTTCTTCCCAGAGTTCAACCCTCCTGGTCAGGGTATGGGGCAACAAGGGGAGGAGGTGGGCTCTGAACCCTCCTGCAAGAAAATGAGACGGAACCGTTTTAAATGGGGGCCTGCATCCCAACAGATCCTCTACCAGGCCTATGAAAGACAGAAGAACCCCAGCAAAGAGGAGCGGGAGGCGCTGGTGGAGGAGTGCAACAG GGCTGAGTGTCTCCAGAGAGGGGTGTCTCCGTCTAAAGCTCATGGGCTGGGCTCTAACCTGGTCACTGAGGTACGGGTCTATAACTGGTTTGCCAACCGGCGTAAGGAGGAGGCCTTCCGTCAGAAGCTGGCGATGGACGCCTACCCCATACCCACCCACAGCATGAACCCTCTCCTGTCTCACAGCCACAACTCCCCACACCACCACAGCTCCCAGATCAGCGCATCCCCCCCTAGTAAGATGCAAG tgcgGTACAGCCAACAGGGACCCGGTGAGGTCAGCTCCTCGACGACCATCAGTCACCACGGCAGCATGGCGACCAGCCAGTCGGTGTTACAGCAGGTGTCTCCGGGAGGCTTGGACCCCAGCCACAGTCTGCTGTCACCTGACGCCAAGATG atgtCTGCGTCAGGTGGAGGCCTGCCACCTGTGAGCACGCTGACCAACATCCACAgctcccaccacacacaccagcagaCACAGAACCTCATCATGCCTCTCTCTGGAGTCATGACCATCGCACAGA GTCTGAACACGTCGCAGTCAGTGCCTGTGATCAACAGCGTGGCGGGGAGCCTTGCAGCGCTGCAGCCGGTGCAGTTCTCCCAGCAGCTCCACAGTCCCCACCAGCATGGCCTGATGCAGCAGTCCCCCAGCCACATGAACCAGCAGCCCTTCATGGCCACTGTGACTCATTCACACAGTCAGTACCTGCCTCTTA TGTACCCTCATAAGCAGGAGCCACCGCAGTATTCTCACCAGTCACGGTTTCCCTCAACCATGGTGGTGACAGACGCCAACAGCCTCAGTACTCTCAGCTCCATGTCATCCAGCAAACAG GATTCTACCGTAAACAAGATGGTGCAACTGGGGGGTCTCTCCTGG TGTCCTCTTCAAGCCTGGTGA
- the hnf1ba gene encoding hepatocyte nuclear factor 1-beta-A isoform X4: MFSKMVSKLTSLQQELLSALLDSGVTKDVLIQALDDMDPSPNGFGVKLENLQMSPPSSKINGNDSKPVFLTLTNGHSKGKLSGDEGSEDGDDFDTPPILKELQSLNTEEAAEQREEVDRILAEDPWRAARMIKGYMQQHNIPQREVVDVTGLNQSHLSQHLNKGTPMKTQKRAALYTWYVRKQREVLRQFNQAVQGSDSNMTEKGSQDQVLFFFPEFNPPGQGMGQQGEEVGSEPSCKKMRRNRFKWGPASQQILYQAYERQKNPSKEEREALVEECNRAECLQRGVSPSKAHGLGSNLVTEVRVYNWFANRRKEEAFRQKLAMDAYPIPTHSMNPLLSHSHNSPHHHSSQISASPPSKMQVRYSQQGPGEVSSSTTISHHGSMATSQSVLQQVSPGGLDPSHSLLSPDAKMMSASGGGLPPVSTLTNIHSSHHTHQQTQNLIMPLSGVMTIAQSLNTSQSVPVINSVAGSLAALQPVQFSQQLHSPHQHGLMQQSPSHMNQQPFMATVTHSHSQYLPLMYPHKQEPPQYSHQSRFPSTMVVTDANSLSTLSSMSSSKQCPLQAW; the protein is encoded by the exons atgttctcGAAAATGGTGTCCAAGTTGACATCTCTCCAACAGGAGCTCTTGAGCGCCTTGTTAGATTCCGGAGTTACCAAAGATGTTCTGATCCAAGCGTTGGACGATATGGACCCCAGCCCGAATGGCTTTGGAGTTAAGTTGGAGAATCTACAGATGTCTCCGCCAAGTTCTAAAATCAACGGAAATGATTCGAAGCCGGTATTTCTTACGTTGACCAATGGGCATAGTAAGGGCAAACTGTCGGGAGATGAGGGGTCCGAGGACGGGGACGATTTCGATACCCCACCGATACTGAAAGAACTCCAGTCACTTAACACCGAGGAAGCAGCGGAACAGAGGGAAGAAGTTGACCGAATATTAGC CGAGGACCCCTGGCGTGCCGCCCGCATGATCAAAGGCTACATGCAACAGCACAACATACCACAACGTGAGGTGGTGGATGTAACCGGGCTAAATCAGTCTCACCTCTCACAGCACCTCAACAAAGGCACGCCCATGAAAACTCAGAAGCGAGCGGCGCTCTACACCTGGTATGTCAGGAAACAGCGGGAAGTTCTCAGAC AATTCAACCAGGCAGTGCAAGGTTCTGACAGCAATATGACCGAGAAAGGCAGTCAGGATCAGGTGCTGTTTTTCTTCCCAGAGTTCAACCCTCCTGGTCAGGGTATGGGGCAACAAGGGGAGGAGGTGGGCTCTGAACCCTCCTGCAAGAAAATGAGACGGAACCGTTTTAAATGGGGGCCTGCATCCCAACAGATCCTCTACCAGGCCTATGAAAGACAGAAGAACCCCAGCAAAGAGGAGCGGGAGGCGCTGGTGGAGGAGTGCAACAG GGCTGAGTGTCTCCAGAGAGGGGTGTCTCCGTCTAAAGCTCATGGGCTGGGCTCTAACCTGGTCACTGAGGTACGGGTCTATAACTGGTTTGCCAACCGGCGTAAGGAGGAGGCCTTCCGTCAGAAGCTGGCGATGGACGCCTACCCCATACCCACCCACAGCATGAACCCTCTCCTGTCTCACAGCCACAACTCCCCACACCACCACAGCTCCCAGATCAGCGCATCCCCCCCTAGTAAGATGCAAG tgcgGTACAGCCAACAGGGACCCGGTGAGGTCAGCTCCTCGACGACCATCAGTCACCACGGCAGCATGGCGACCAGCCAGTCGGTGTTACAGCAGGTGTCTCCGGGAGGCTTGGACCCCAGCCACAGTCTGCTGTCACCTGACGCCAAGATG atgtCTGCGTCAGGTGGAGGCCTGCCACCTGTGAGCACGCTGACCAACATCCACAgctcccaccacacacaccagcagaCACAGAACCTCATCATGCCTCTCTCTGGAGTCATGACCATCGCACAGA GTCTGAACACGTCGCAGTCAGTGCCTGTGATCAACAGCGTGGCGGGGAGCCTTGCAGCGCTGCAGCCGGTGCAGTTCTCCCAGCAGCTCCACAGTCCCCACCAGCATGGCCTGATGCAGCAGTCCCCCAGCCACATGAACCAGCAGCCCTTCATGGCCACTGTGACTCATTCACACAGTCAGTACCTGCCTCTTA TGTACCCTCATAAGCAGGAGCCACCGCAGTATTCTCACCAGTCACGGTTTCCCTCAACCATGGTGGTGACAGACGCCAACAGCCTCAGTACTCTCAGCTCCATGTCATCCAGCAAACAG TGTCCTCTTCAAGCCTGGTGA